One Streptomyces sp. CNQ-509 DNA window includes the following coding sequences:
- a CDS encoding aminotransferase class V-fold PLP-dependent enzyme: MSASTLTPACLPVLGRDVRAPLVTGGDAEYAALDYAASAPALQRVWDDVAAYAPYYGSVHRGAGYLSQLSTELFESSRATVAGFLGCRPDDQVVFTRSTTDSLNLLATALPPGTEVYVFETEHHAALLPWHHGGSAAGRVTVLAAPGGPGQAVAALDSALAARVGDGPALVCVTGASNVTGELWPVRELTAAAHRHGARLVLDAAQLAPHHPVDVADLGVDWVAFSGHKLYAPFGAGVLAGRADWLQAAPPYLAGGGASRRVLRTADGGVDVEWQTTAARHEAGSPNVIGAYAIASACKALTEAGFGELVARERALVARVLEGLAELPGVRVLSLFGADAARVGVISFVVDGWSSSHLAAALSAEHGIGVRDGLFCAHPLVRALLGEAGEPAECGGGAGDGERPLNAVRVSFGAGTPDEHVDRFLAALGSLVRDGARWSYRTVDGRCVPASGEDRTATAS, translated from the coding sequence ATGTCCGCGTCCACGCTCACCCCCGCCTGTCTGCCCGTCCTCGGCCGGGACGTCCGCGCCCCGCTCGTCACCGGCGGCGACGCCGAGTACGCCGCCCTGGACTACGCTGCCAGCGCCCCGGCCCTGCAGCGCGTCTGGGACGACGTCGCCGCCTACGCGCCGTACTACGGCAGCGTGCACCGCGGCGCCGGCTACCTCTCGCAACTCTCCACCGAACTCTTCGAGTCCAGCCGGGCGACGGTCGCCGGGTTCCTCGGCTGCCGCCCCGACGACCAGGTCGTCTTCACCCGTTCCACCACCGACTCGCTCAACCTGCTGGCGACCGCGCTGCCGCCGGGGACCGAGGTCTACGTCTTCGAGACCGAGCACCACGCCGCCCTGCTGCCCTGGCATCACGGTGGGTCCGCGGCCGGCCGGGTCACCGTGCTCGCCGCTCCCGGCGGCCCCGGGCAGGCCGTGGCGGCGCTGGACTCGGCGCTTGCGGCGCGGGTCGGCGACGGTCCGGCGCTGGTGTGCGTGACGGGCGCCTCCAACGTCACCGGCGAGCTGTGGCCCGTACGGGAGCTGACCGCGGCGGCGCACCGGCACGGGGCGCGGCTGGTCCTGGACGCGGCGCAGTTGGCGCCGCACCATCCGGTGGACGTGGCGGATCTGGGCGTGGACTGGGTGGCCTTCTCCGGCCACAAGCTGTACGCGCCCTTCGGCGCCGGCGTCCTCGCGGGGCGGGCGGACTGGCTCCAGGCCGCGCCGCCGTACCTCGCGGGCGGCGGCGCCAGCCGGCGGGTGCTGCGCACGGCCGACGGGGGAGTGGACGTCGAGTGGCAGACGACGGCGGCGCGGCACGAGGCGGGGTCGCCGAACGTCATCGGCGCGTACGCCATCGCGTCCGCGTGCAAGGCGCTGACGGAGGCCGGGTTCGGCGAACTGGTGGCGCGGGAGCGGGCACTGGTGGCGCGGGTCCTCGAAGGGCTCGCGGAGCTGCCGGGGGTGCGGGTGCTGTCGCTGTTCGGTGCGGACGCGGCGCGGGTCGGGGTGATCTCGTTCGTGGTCGACGGATGGAGCAGCTCCCATCTGGCGGCGGCGCTGTCGGCGGAGCACGGGATCGGGGTGCGCGACGGGCTTTTCTGCGCCCACCCGCTGGTGCGGGCGCTGCTCGGCGAGGCGGGGGAGCCGGCCGAGTGCGGTGGCGGCGCCGGGGACGGGGAGCGGCCGCTGAACGCGGTGCGGGTGAGCTTCGGGGCGGGCACGCCGGACGAGCACGTGGACCGGTTCCTGGCGGCGCTGGGGTCGCTGGTGCGCGACGGGGCGCGGTGGTCGTACCGCACGGTGGACGGCCGCTGCGTCCCCGCCTCCGGCGAGGACCGGACTGCGACCGCGTCCTGA
- the trpD gene encoding anthranilate phosphoribosyltransferase: MSVQTAAGGDSTAARSWPDVISALIAGQDLSAEDTAWAMDQIMSGTASNAQIAGFAVALRAKGETVAEISGLVRTMYEHAHTIAVPGPTVDVVGTGGDRARTVNISTMSAIVVAGTGARVVKHGNRAASSASGASDVLEKLGVNLDLAPGRVAEVAEEAGITFCFAVKFHPAMRHVAQTRKELGVSTPFNFLGPLTNPARVGAQATGVADARMAPIMAGVLAERGTSALVFRGDDGLDELTTTATSQVWTVRGGAVRQERFDPRDVGIELVPVEALRGADASYNADVARRLLAGETGPVRDAVLLNAAAALTALDADADGPLPDRIAAGIVRAAESIDSGSALRALERWVAASNR; this comes from the coding sequence ATGAGCGTGCAGACGGCAGCAGGAGGCGACAGCACGGCGGCGCGTTCCTGGCCGGATGTCATCAGCGCGCTGATCGCCGGGCAGGACCTCAGCGCCGAGGACACCGCCTGGGCCATGGACCAGATCATGTCGGGCACCGCGAGCAACGCGCAGATCGCCGGCTTCGCGGTCGCCCTGCGCGCCAAGGGCGAGACGGTCGCGGAGATCTCCGGGCTCGTGCGCACGATGTACGAGCACGCCCACACCATCGCCGTCCCGGGACCGACCGTGGACGTCGTCGGCACCGGCGGCGACCGGGCCCGTACGGTCAACATCTCCACCATGTCCGCGATCGTCGTCGCCGGGACCGGGGCGAGGGTCGTCAAGCACGGCAACAGGGCAGCGTCCTCCGCCTCCGGCGCCTCCGACGTGCTGGAGAAGCTGGGGGTCAACCTGGACCTGGCGCCCGGGCGGGTCGCCGAGGTCGCGGAGGAGGCGGGCATCACGTTCTGCTTCGCGGTCAAGTTCCACCCCGCGATGCGGCACGTCGCGCAGACCCGCAAGGAGCTGGGCGTCAGCACCCCCTTCAACTTCCTCGGCCCGCTCACCAACCCGGCGAGGGTCGGGGCGCAGGCGACCGGCGTCGCGGACGCCCGGATGGCGCCGATCATGGCCGGGGTGCTGGCCGAGCGCGGCACCTCGGCGCTCGTCTTCCGCGGCGACGACGGGCTGGACGAGCTGACCACGACGGCCACCTCCCAGGTGTGGACCGTGCGCGGCGGCGCGGTGCGGCAGGAGCGGTTCGACCCGCGGGACGTGGGCATCGAGCTGGTGCCGGTGGAGGCGCTGCGGGGCGCGGACGCCTCGTACAACGCCGATGTCGCCCGCCGGCTGCTGGCCGGCGAGACCGGCCCGGTGCGTGACGCGGTGCTGCTGAACGCGGCGGCGGCGCTCACGGCCCTGGACGCCGACGCCGACGGCCCGCTGCCGGACCGGATCGCGGCGGGCATCGTGCGGGCCGCGGAGTCGATCGACTCGGGCTCCGCGCTGCGGGCGCTGGAGCGCTGGGTCGCGGCCAGCAACCGCTGA